From the Bacteroidales bacterium genome, one window contains:
- a CDS encoding T9SS type A sorting domain-containing protein translates to MKNIVLVVMFIFSLNASAQITLEHTYDTASTYDLNQLMIIKFEVSGERYVKINIVNKSIDLYNMNHSFLKSISYAGFPQNANNIPIILYSSESLFDNDNEIEFMYVYTTGTVSVPHTRIYKEDGTLIFQADSMGPLVKVNTPQSQYPIYNTSYGTKMILSCTNGQAKVFSLPGTLTTDIAEANGQLMQAQSGQLSKLYPNPSNGAVTLQYELPNGETEGELILYNMQGMEVKRYKIDNTFSDILLDNTQLPAGTYFYQLQTSKGAVGTKKMVIIK, encoded by the coding sequence ATGAAAAATATTGTACTTGTTGTTATGTTTATATTTAGTTTGAATGCAAGCGCACAAATAACTTTAGAACATACTTATGATACTGCCTCTACTTATGATTTGAATCAACTAATGATAATAAAATTTGAAGTATCGGGTGAACGTTATGTGAAAATTAACATTGTAAATAAATCAATAGATTTGTATAACATGAACCATTCTTTTTTGAAATCAATTTCTTATGCTGGTTTCCCACAAAATGCTAATAATATTCCAATAATCCTTTATTCATCTGAGAGTTTATTTGATAATGATAATGAAATAGAGTTTATGTACGTTTATACTACAGGAACCGTTTCTGTGCCCCATACACGAATATATAAGGAGGATGGCACTTTAATTTTTCAAGCAGATAGCATGGGTCCCCTGGTAAAAGTAAATACTCCACAATCGCAATATCCTATTTATAATACCTCTTACGGCACAAAAATGATTTTAAGTTGTACCAATGGACAGGCAAAAGTATTTAGTTTGCCCGGCACATTAACCACTGATATTGCCGAAGCAAACGGGCAGCTGATGCAGGCACAAAGCGGGCAGTTAAGCAAATTGTACCCCAACCCAAGCAATGGCGCTGTTACGCTGCAATACGAATTGCCTAATGGAGAAACGGAGGGTGAGCTTATTTTGTATAATATGCAGGGTATGGAAGTGAAGCGTTACAAAATTGATAATACTTTTAGTGATATATTGCTCGATAACACACAGCTTCCGGCAGGCACATATTTTTACCAGTTGCAAACAAGCAAAGGCGCGGTGGGTACCAAGAAAATGGTTATTATAAAATAA